In the genome of Aythya fuligula isolate bAytFul2 chromosome 23, bAytFul2.pri, whole genome shotgun sequence, the window TCTGTGGGTGCAGTGGGGGACTTACTGGACTTACTGGTGCTGGAGTTTGATTTTCCCTCCAGGCAGCTGGAGGATGGAGGTGCAGAACTGGGGGTGGGCACAGGGAAAGCGCCCCCAGCAAACAAGTCTGCTGGAGAACATCCTGCTGAGGGCCATGCAGAGATGCTGCCCTGGGGGCTATGGACATTCCTCAGCTATATTTGGCGAGGGATGGAGAATTTGTTGCTTCCCCTTAACCCATCTGTTCTCTTTATTGGCGGGGAGGAGCCAACACCAGAACTGCAGTGTCGCTATTCGGATAAACCCGGTACTTCAGCAGCAATAAATCTCTTCTAAAAAGCTTTTGCTGCCTCCCACCTGTTGGATGGGAGAAGATCAAGTTGACAAAAGTCTTCTGccaaattgtatttttatccAGGACTTCATCACCAGTCCTGGTTTCAATAAAAGCCCGTTCACGGAGCAGAGGGAGGTTTCACAGCACATCTCTCTGCCTTGGAATCCCACCACTCTCCAGCTCCCAGGTAGCTgcttttgttacattttctgaaatccCTTAAGTCCCCAAAGGCCCTTTTTCCTCTAATCACCCCCATCCCTTCACCATAAAGCCTGGGAGGTCCCAAGCAGGGACCCCAGACTCTTGCTGCCTGCACCAGGGAGCCAAAATACCCATTGTGAGAACTGCAATAAAGTCAGGCTGGGACCAACACagtttattacagaaaaacacCCAAAGGGGTTTCATTATCGTAGCAGTTCGTTTACAAGAAGAAACACTGGAGAACAATGAGGTGAAACTCGCAGCAGTGACATGCAGCAGGGAAGTCCATTTGGTGGCCAGCGCGGAACAAAAGGCACGGCCGCACGGGCGGTCAGacacacagccagccccagcagacGGCACGGGTGGGCACACGAGGACAGGACACAAGCAGCAAACCCACGCCCGCCGGTCAgtggtggaggagaaaaaacacgTCGGAAGCCACACGGGTGAAAGCAAACGGAGCAGCCATCGCGGGAAGGGAAAATCCTAAAATCCTCCCAGTGCAGGAGGGATGCAGGAGGTGCAAAGGGGGCTCGTCTCACCTGGGGAGCGTTTCCTGAGCCCCATGTCCCCCgagctgccctggcagcaggcagaCCCTAAGCAGAGTCCCTAACACAGCTGCCcacactgtgctgctgccctcaggctcgtgcccagctccctgcacatCCCAAggccatcccatcccatcccatcccatcccatcccagcagcaccctgccttGCCTCCCAAGGGCTCACTGGTGATGCCGTTCCCCTCGCAACATCACCTCCCGGTCTGGCAGGAGCCTCTGCGAGCTGAGCTTGGCCAGGCTTCCAAAATGGGGTCTTCAGGAAACACCTTGGAAATGTTTACTGGGAGGCCAGGCTGTTATCCTCCGCCTCTGCCAAAAAGGGCTGCGAGATACCGTTCAGATCCCAGTATCTGGGgttcacattaaaaaacaaaaaaaaacaggacctTTTTATAGACCTGTACATTAACAGATGTGTTACTGCAATACTCATTTCTTTCAagccttctttttgtttggatCTCAGACCTTCCTCCAAGGCATTTGTCACCCAGGTGTGACAAATAACAGTCTGTCAAGGTGAAGGAGTCGGGGAGTGGAAAAGtgcaatttgtttttcactgctaGAGCAGGATTTAGTGCAATGAGAAAACAGTCTGCAGGGCCAATGAGGGTATCGTTAGCTTGTTGGGGTATTTGTCAGAAGCGCAATAACCGCCACTCCAGCCTCACTGCTGGGAAAGGCTGAGCTTTTAGCTGAAGCAAAGTCAAGCCAGGGGCAGACACATACCTGGGGAAACTTCAGCCCACAGAACTGGCGTTTGCAAAGTTGGAAGCAACTGAAAATACCATCTGATACCCATGGGCACCCTTTGTGCCCAACCGTGGCATGCTCTGCcttgaagaattaaaaataataataataataaagcaaaacacagcagtggTATTCTTCACATTTTCATCCTGAGTGTGTCCTTCGGGACATGGCTTTGTGCAGTAATGTCAGTGTCGTTTTCACAGGGATTTTGGAGCAGCACTCCAATTGGTTTCTCTTCCTGATTTTTAATCAGAGATTTGGTTCTTTCTCACAGCATCACGAGCAGAGGTGTCTATTTTAGGAAACACTAGAGGTTTTAAGaagctgaggagaaaaagattGCCAATTCCTACGGGCTCAGCttagagaggggaaaaaatcctttaattaAACCCCCAAGGCTGAAATTCTCTGCAGATTTATCTAAATGGACTTCAAATGATGTCCCTAATATGTTGGGGCCTGCTTTTACCTTAACTCAAGCCCTAGGCTTGTGTCTGCAGACCCTGGAAGGCACACGCAAGAGCTGGGCTTTGGATGTCTTACTGAGATGGTTTTTTCCGTGCCAACTCATCCAGCCCTGGAACCCACATTTAAAAACCTGGGCCCATAGCACGTTGGCCCAAAGCTCCAAGCAgataagtgttttgttttgtttttaatatgtgtttgtttctatttttctgaattccagtgtatgaaagaaaagctgtgcagCTGACAAAACCTTGGTGGGAGGACAAAGCCATGAGAGGTTTTCTCCTTGGGGAGCAGGTGCCGGATCTCCCTTGGGTTTCCCAGCAAGGGAACAAAGTTAGGGGTTCACTTTACTGCAAAGGGACGGCATTTTGCTTCAAAGCTGCACAaaaggtggttttttgtttttttttttttgtgttcctaACTTTCCAGTTCAACAGCTCACCCTGAACATTTGCTctttaaatcaaaacttttGGAAATCACCCGGGGTTTGAAGAAGGGTCAATAAGGTGAAACCTGCCCGGCCTGAGCAGCGCACAAAAACCAAGACCCGTCCTCGAGAGAAGCAAGTGCGGACGAAGGGGGAAGCGCCTCGCGGGAGGCAGCACGAGGGAAGGGGACAACGTCACGACACCGCAAAAACACTGAGGCTGAAGGAGGCTGcggcagcctcctcctcctcctcctcctccgcctgCACCGGGCTCCTGCCGGGATCGGCCCAGCTCCGCGCGTGCTGTTCCCTACTTGCTGTTCTGGGGCTGCTTCTCCTGCGCCGGCCGCTTGTGCTTCTGGGCGACGCCGTAGGGGACGTGGGCAGCGACGGTGCCCATCTCCTTGGCTCCCTCCACGTGGAACATCTGGTCGTCGAAGAAGATGTGGGGCCGGATCTTCTTCAGCAGCGGCCCCTTGGGAGCCCCGGCCAGGAACAGCGCCTCGTCCGTCTCCAGGCCCCAGCTGCGCAGAGTCTTTAGGGCCCGGGCTCCCGAGCTGGCGGCGCTCCGGGCCGTCACCAGGTAGGTGCGAATGGGACACTCCATCCTCAGCCCCTTGGAGTAGAACTTCTTCTGCAGCTTCCCCAGGGCCTCCAGGAAGCCCTTCAGGGGTCCCTGCCGGAGCAAGAGGCAGCCGTCACTCCGAGACCACCGTGCTGACCCCTGCTCCCGACACCCAGTCCCACCAGGACTGGGCACACTTTCCAagcccttctccccacagccccccagaaGTGGCACCGAGGGGCAGCCGGAgccatcccacagccccagTCTGGCAGtgccagccccccagccccatcgcACTCCCCGTGGTGCAGCCgtccctgcaggctgcctctcccccagagccttttctggCTGCACCGTGCCAGGACGCCCAGCGCTACCTGTGCCAGAGGCTTGTTCTCGTGAGCCTTTTCATGCTCAAAGAACATATCCAGGCCGTGAGCCTTCACGATCTGCTCCGACTCATCCGAGAAGAGCACGGCGTCACCGTCGAACGCCACCCGCAGCTGGTTCTCCGACACCTCCAGGTCTTTGCTGGGGCTGAAGATGGTGGCTGCAGCAATCCCTGGGGACACGAAGCACACGGTGAGAGGTGGCACCTACCTGAGGACCCAGCCACACCGCTCGTCTGTTGAGGAGCagagcaaaacacagcaggCTGCAAGCAAACACAGGGAGGAAATGCACGCACCAAACAGCGCCTGCAGCTCGGCCCTGAGACCTCTCACAGCgaaaacaagaactgaaatGACAGTGCTCACTTTGCATGCAAGAATTAAAGGGGGAAGACAGCGCCTTTGCACCAGAAGAGCTGTGGAGCCCAAGGAAAGCCTTATCCCCATGGAAACTGGAGGCTCTTTGGAGCATCAAGGACATCCCATCCTTGATGGGACGTGGTGCAAGCCACCCCACCTGCACATCGACACGGGGACACCGGAGTTATCGCTCCTGGCACCGACCCCTGTGGGCTCTGGGCATCCCCCCCAAGCCCCAGGCTGGACCCCAGACTCACCCTCTTCAATGGCCCCACTCACTTTCTCGGCGTCGGAGGAGAGGTAGAGGTTGGTGTGGTAAGCCTTGAGGTAACAGATGGGGCTGTTCCCTCCCGTCATGCAGAACCTCTCGATGAACAGATCTGAGGGCAGGTGGACAGCGGGGTGAGCCCGGCTGCCCCCAAAAAGTGCCAGCTTCCACTCAGAGCCCAGGAAGATTGGGAGGAGCGGGCTCAGCACGCGGTTTGGTGGAAGAGACAGGAGCAAGCATCTCCTTAACCCGCTGCCCAGCCACAACACCCCCCCAAAAGCTGGCAGCACCTGCACGAGGATGCTTTGTGCTGAGCTCACCGTAGTGGTTGATGCTGTTGATCAGCCGCACCCCGACCTGCGCGTGGTTGTTGGTCATGAGGACGATGTCGAAGAGCTCCTCGCTGTCAGGGTAGAGCTCGCGCAGCTGCGTGTTCACTGCTTCCAGCGCCTGCAGCACCGGGGACAGGAGGGTCAGCGAGCCCCGGGCACGGCCCTGCCGCCCTCCTCACCGAGCACAACTCCTGGTCACCAAAACCAGGGACCTGCCCCAGCTGCGCCCTGAGCCACGAGCACACCAGCGAGTGGCTTCAGCTGGGAAAAAAGGGGctgcactggggaaaaaaaaataaatcacacagCCACCCTTCTACTGCCTGAAACAGGCTTCGAGTTTCTGATAGGAGCTGAGATTGCATCAGCTCAGAGTTACAGAGAAGGGCTTCTCAAGCAGTCAGGAAGGGAGTAAGTCTCTCCCCACCAAGGGGATTTGCTTATTCATTGGGAAAAGGTGAGAGATGGCTCCAGTGAGGGCCAGCAGAAGAAACTGCACCAAATCCAGCAAAACTGGGGCAGAAATtggaaaacatatttgaaatttgaaatgcCTCATTTTGACATGTCAAAATTAGAAACTGGCCAACTGTGCAGCAGGACTAAATTCAGCCAATTTTATTGTCAGAGAGCGAGATGAAAATTCCCTAAATGGAAGCTTTAGATATGATCCAAAGAGATGATTTCTGCAATTCTCGGGCTCGTTGGCCAATCTGGAACACTCAGCATTCCCCCAGCCCTGGAAGCAGCACATCCTCGCCAGGTTTATCCACACTGCTTGCTGTGTGGGTATGTCCCTCATTTCCCATCCCTTCTGCGTGTGCAGCGCCCCGCTGTGCCCCCTCGCCCCAAAACTCGTGGGTGGGGTTCAGCTTACGCGGGCGGGTGCTCACCTTGACGAAGGGGAAGGCAGCCCCGGGGAGGAAGGGCTCGTTCTCATGGTCCAGCTGGTATTTCACGTAGGCCTCCACCCCTTGCTCGTTGTAAatcttctgctcctcctccatGCGGAAAAGCGCCCGCGACGACACCGCAATGGTGATGGCATTCTCAGGCTTTGGCTGCGTGCAAAGGGTGAGAGTGGGGGGCAGCCCACGCTGGTGGCCCCCCTGcttggaggcagcagccagcccccacCAGGACAGCCCAGCCTCTTTGGGGTGGCTGCACTGACCAGGCAGCTGCCCCCCTcatcctcctctgctccaggggAGAAGCCCTGCATGCACCCTGACGTGCTGTCCCCACGCACCCGAGGCCCCTTTTCTGAGGCTTGCACCGTGTTCAAGCTCTCCCATGGCCAACAGGCTCCTGGGACACGTCCAGACCCAAGGCGCCGCCCCAGGTGAACCACTTGACCCCGCGCAGAAGGAATTTGTGtggctttttccttcctgccagGAAAAACCACACGCTGCGGCTCGGCCAGATCCACACTCCCGTGCTGCCGTCCAGATGTGACAAACAGCCCATGCCAGCTGAGCGTATAAACACACTCGATATAGTTATTGTGGGCGGAAACACGACAAACAGGTGGTGCGAGCAATGATTTATGAGTCATTATTATTAATGCTCGTGCACCTGATCCAACatccactgaagtcaacaaGGGGCCGTCGGTGGGACTTGGCAGCCAGAGGGGGGCACCACAAAAGTCAGGCTCCTCTTGACCCCTGCCggtcctccctctccccttggAAGGTGTTAATCCCCATCACCACCTGCAGTCTGAAAGCCAGGTCATTGCTGATGGCCAAGAAAAATCCCCTCTGCCAGCAGAGCGGATCCCAGGACGgagggcagcagaggcagccccgctgctgggAGCGGCTCGGGGTGCTCGGGGACATCCCCGCAGGGAGCCCGTGAAATCCAGGCCGTCAGCACTGCGGAAACACCTCGCCCTCAGCTCCTCCGTGATTTCCAGGATCACGCAGCACATTGCCTGTGAGTAATCCCCCAGCGATGCCGCTTGCCCGGAGGCGGAGGGTGCCTTCTCCAGCCTGCTCCGCACACCCAGGTGCTCCAAAGTTCAGGCTCCCACCCTGCGGAGGGCTGGGCTTTGCGAGAACAGCAGCCTGGCAAGGACGAGCTGCCCCATCCGCACTGGGGACCTTCTCTCCCCGCAGGGCTGGGCCTGCCCCGGGGCTCGCTCTGCCCCACGCTGGCTCTGCCGATCCTGCCCGGCACAGACGCACCCAGCAGTGACTCACAGCAGCCCCCATGCCATTCCCAGCACTGCACCACCCCACAGGCAGCGCCCGGGGCCAGCCCTGCAGCGTGGTTGACGCCTCTCTGAAGCCGCATCAGTACCCAAAATCCCCAGCAAGCAGATTAAGCAGTGGGCGATTAGGACCAGATACAGATTAGCTCAGTCTGAGAACATCACTGTGACCAGAGGGACCCTTgtagagaaataaaatcccCTTTTGAGCCTGCTCTTTTGGGAAAGAGGcgtttgttgttctttttttttcccaaaccagactttttttttccccccagcttttaggttggatatcaggagaAGTTTCTGTACCGAAAAGGTTTTGCAGCCATGGAGTAGCcgccaccatccctggaggtcttcaagaaacaggTGGATGCAGAACTCAGGAGCATGGTCTAGTGGTGGACTTGTTAGcactaggttaaaggttggactagatgagcttagaggtctcttccaacctgaatgatctGTGATTCTCTGAACAACCCCCAGGACACGCAGAGTTATTCAAGCACatgtgggagcagagcagcagcagcagcatcacccCCAGGAGCGTCTCAACCCCACCGCACACTCAGCTGCCTGGTGGGTGTTAGCTATTAACTGATTATGGGCCAAATCTCAGCACTCTGCCTCACTAATTAATAACTCCGGTGTCATGGCCCATTTATTacctgaaaatattaatattaataaccTCTAAAGGCTTTGGGGCATCCGGCCGTTAGCCTTCAGCAAGGAGCGCGGCCGCTCCGCGCGGTGTCTCCGGGTAAGGAGAGGTTTGCTCCCGGTGGCAGCGCAgcgcctcctgccctgccagcccagcaccgACAGCAGCTCAGCGGCACGCACAGCACCCAGGCGTGCTGGGGGGCTGGATGTGTGTGCAGGGCCCCCGGGTGCCCGGCCCGAAGCTGCACCACGCTGCACACACCTTGCAGCGGCGGTGCCAAGAGCGCAGGCACCTTGCGCAACGGCAGCGGGCTGCTCAAGGTCCCTTCCCTGCCATTTAAAGGCACAAGCCTCCAGGAGGTTAATTTAAGAGGTAAtaaacacagcaataaaaataaccGTGAGCTCGGGGCCTTCCTCTGCCCCGGCGTGGGCTGCCGGAGCCCCAGCCACCTGCGGGAAGCCTTTGGGAACGGGACCTGCCAGATCCTGCTCGCGCCCGCCGAGGAGGCTTTGCCCCTTTGAGCACCTTCTGCAGGAAAAGCCTCGgccaggcaccagcacagctcGCAGCCCcggcagccctgctgcgctcTGGGAAACGCTGACTGTTCGGGAACAAGGCAattctgctctgcagggagggggGATGCATTCTGACATTGCTTTGAAATGGAGATTTCATTTGGAAGCGTTCCCTCCTCGAGGTTGTTTGGATGCATCTCCATCCCCGCTGTTACTGCAGATGGTCATTACCACGCTCGAGAAGTGGCTTTTGGGAAGTCACAGCACTATGGGAACCACAGCACCTCAACTCCTCCACCAGAGCTCTGTGAACAACCCAACAGCCCCCATTTTGCCTGTGAAACTCCACAGTTCTGGGAGAAAATACCCTTCATTTTAATAGAAAGCGTGCGCATCCCACAGCCCTTGCTGGGCTACGTTTAGTCCCACGAGGCTCGTGGAGCCTGCACAGGGCCCCATCCCGACAcagcctccagctccagcaggttTGGGCACCCCAAGTGCCCTCGGAGCAGCACCCAAGGTCATCCAAGGCTGGTTGCAGCCCAGTGCCCCACAAAACCCCCAGGAAGCGGCCGTGGGGCTCTGCTCAGCCAAATCCAGCTGAAGCTGTGCCTGGGGATTCAGGGtcagctcctctcccctcttcccttcccatgGGAAGCCACATCCAGCCCTGTCCTGAAGCTCCCCCAGGAGATGATTGAGGTGTTTAACAGAGGTGTGAGCAGGATGCAGGGGGGGGTAAGGTCCCATCATAACCCCGGGTGCATCTCTGGGCTCAGCCCAGACAGGAGGGACCCATGCCGACAGCCCAGCCCTTGGCACAGCCTCAAGGTCCAAACCCCACCCCAGACACAAGTGACCTCCCAACACGCTCCAGCTCCTCAAAGCACCAAACCCAGCCCAAACGCTTCAGTTTAGATGTAAAGGTGTGTCCTGCAGTGAGCAGAAACGCCACGTTTTCCTCCGCAGCCCCAACAGCTGGCAGGCCTTTAAACCGCCCTCCTAATCGCACGCAAATCCTGAGCGGCCCCCCAGGGATTAGAGGCAGACGTTTGGAAATCCCACACGTTCCCAGGCCACGCAGCGGAGCCGTGCCCTCCCAGCCCAggtgccccccgtgcccccaACACCGGCAACTCCCGCTGGCACCCCCCGAGGCCAGGCAGACCCAGCCTGCAGCCCGGTGCAGCAGGTAATTCTGCACCGCCTGGGGCTGATCCTGGTCCTGCGGGACAAACCTCTACCCAAAACCCTGGAGCgatgctgctggctcctggctggCTCCTGCAGAAGACCTGGTGGTGAAATTCAAGGCTTGGAGGTGAATTTTGGTGTGAAACTTGAACACAAAAGGGAAGCTGGGGTCAAGCACAGGTCTCCTTGCAAGCTAAAGCGTCCCAAAAGTCACTGCACCCAACACCTACGGAGAGCCCAGCACAGGAGGCACCCCGCTGGGCTGGATGGGTCCCCACGGGTGCAGGGGACTGGAGGGGCAGGGGACGAGGGGTACCCAGAGAAGGGGagcagcaaagcacagctcccagcagcctgGCCTCTCCTCCCCACACGGTGTCACAGGAGATGCTGGGGGACATTTTCCACATTGCTGAAGGGTGACAAGGCTCACTGCTGACCTCCCCCAGCTGGCAGGAGCGAGGCTGGAGCAGGCGTGGGAGCCAGGGCGCGGGAAGAGCAGAGACCCCTGCAAAGCAGGGAGCCCCCCGGGCTCTGGGGATGCTGTGTTAGCCCATTCCCCAGCCAGGAACGTGCTCCCAAAAATGTACCCCAAATcaccctgcctcctgccagcccacctgcaggaggcagcaggacaggaggaCAGACAGACCCAGCAGCACCCGCAAGGGCACAGGCGGACGGCAGCAAACCTCATTTCCCGCAGGCACAAGGAAGCCCTGGGAGCTGCGAGCCCCCTGCTCAGGATCAGATTAAAGTTCAGGGCAATGGCTGGGATGTTTCTGAGTTTTCAGAACACATTATTTATAATGCAGAAAAGTGCTCAGCAGCCATCCATCACGGGGCACGacagctgcctggcagggctgtgcagcccAGCTGTGTGCGAGGGCGGCCGAGGTGCCCGGCTGCGGGCACGGGGACGCAGCCTGTCCTGGGGAAGGGTGCGGGCATCGGCCCCCGTCCCGCACGGATGGGGGGCACAGCCCGACCTCGGGGCCTGAGCACCTGGATCCTGGCTCTGCCCCTGGTTTGCCAAGCGAGCAAACCACGCCAtgccccgtgcctcagtttccccccaCACACGGCAGAGACGGGCACGGTGGGCACCGAGCGTGCTgccaggagaggctgaggaggagCTCAGGCAAACgcctgcaggaggctgagagCGTGGGGTGGCAGAAAACCAGCTGCATCCCCCCCCATGCCAGCCTGCCCCTGTCCCACGGGCAGGGCGAGGTGACAGCACGGATCAGGGGTCCCCCACGGGGAAGCAGGGGGTGCCCCCActtgggggctgcagagcgGCCTCCTGGCCAGCTCCTCTCGCTGGGGGTCCCCCCCCAGGAGCCTCACCACCACAGGCCCTGCGTGCCCCAGGTCCCGTGGTAGCggccccagcagtgcccccgCTCCGGTGCCCGCAGCTCGCAGGCAGTGGGGCCAGGGCCAGCCGGTGGCCGCCTCGccaggctgccagcacagcGCTGCCACGGCTATTCTGAGACACAGCACAGCTTCCAGAGCTCCCATTTTTAAAcgcagcagggctcagctctggtTAGATAACGCAGGCTTTGCTCTAATCTCCCAGAGCGGGGGAGCCCACTTGGGGTGGCACCAGCGCCCCCAGGCAGGGATTCGTGCTCCGGGCTGTCCCCCTGCTGTGCCACGGCCACCTCCTGACCCTGGCCACCAGCTGGGTGCAGGGGACAGGCAGCTCGCAGGCACCGAGCAGCTCcacaaggacatctcagccctggggggacacagggacagtCCGGGGACATGCAGGAACCCGGGGGATCGGGGGCTCTGGAGAGACCTCAGGCAGCCAGGGGCAACGCAGGGATGCCACGAAGGAGCGGGGGGCACCTGGAGACATCCAGGGCTTCCCCCGGGACCCTTAAGGAGACGgccccctgggggggggggaccaaAGGAAAACCGGAGAGACACAGGTGGAGCCCAGGGCACCTGGAGGAGACAGGGCACCCAAGGACCGCAGGGGACCTGGAGGAAGGGGGGGTGCTCAGAGGGGGACCTGGAGGAGATGGGGCACTCGGAGGGGGACCTGGAGGGAGAGGGGGCCGGAGGAGACGGGGCATGCAGGGGGAGCACCGCAGCCGGGGGGTATCGGGCAgccacccccctccccgggcAGGGGGCTCCCTCCCCGGGCTGGGGGCCACCTCGGCGGCAGGGGCGCATCCCGGGGCTCTCACCGATTTGGGTTTCTTCTTGGGGGCGAGGTTGTCGTAGAAAGCCTTGGCGTCCTCCCagggccgccccgccgcgcccggTGCCCCGGCGGTGCCCGGCGGCTCCATGGCGCGGCGGCTCCGTGCGCACCGGGCGCTGCCGGCGGGGCGCTTTATAGGGCGGCCCGCGGAGCTCCGGGCTCCAACCCACCGGGTTAACCTCTTCGGCACCGggcccgctgccgccgccgccccgcaccCCCCC includes:
- the NT5C1A gene encoding cytosolic 5'-nucleotidase 1A, with product MEPPGTAGAPGAAGRPWEDAKAFYDNLAPKKKPKSPKPENAITIAVSSRALFRMEEEQKIYNEQGVEAYVKYQLDHENEPFLPGAAFPFVKALEAVNTQLRELYPDSEELFDIVLMTNNHAQVGVRLINSINHYDLFIERFCMTGGNSPICYLKAYHTNLYLSSDAEKVSGAIEEGIAAATIFSPSKDLEVSENQLRVAFDGDAVLFSDESEQIVKAHGLDMFFEHEKAHENKPLAQGPLKGFLEALGKLQKKFYSKGLRMECPIRTYLVTARSAASSGARALKTLRSWGLETDEALFLAGAPKGPLLKKIRPHIFFDDQMFHVEGAKEMGTVAAHVPYGVAQKHKRPAQEKQPQNSK